The following coding sequences lie in one Metallumcola ferriviriculae genomic window:
- a CDS encoding DUF1015 domain-containing protein, with translation MAEIVPIKGLRYNPKMVAHLEEVTTPPYDVIGPEAQNRFYEQHPYNIIRLELGKTYPDDDTDNNRYTRASEIFKQWQRDGILVQDSTPSLYLYRQEFSINGNTYNRTGFITGLKCVDYGRGEVLPHEETLPKAKTDRKLLLESCQANFSPIFGLYDEEEKSSQKLLLKVCQSKEPDCTVSDSTGVIHRLWAVTDIDVINKVQKNLFAKTIYIADGHHRYETALKHAEEMKAKGHDGYGHIMITLVNLHDDGLIILPTHRMIKNTSAEDLTRLLAESNKYFIIEKVAADAGALEDRLNETSKSAFAIYAGGDQAYFLTLRPDCYPETLYGLDKSLHWRKLDVAILHSMLLENVLGLGSAERASGDFITYTRNGKDTIDKVKNGDFCFSVLMRPTQVEQVTDVAGAGDKMPQKSTYFYPKLITGLVINPLGSK, from the coding sequence ATGGCGGAAATAGTCCCAATTAAAGGTCTACGTTACAATCCTAAAATGGTAGCACACTTAGAGGAAGTAACCACCCCACCATACGATGTAATAGGACCTGAAGCACAGAATCGTTTCTATGAACAGCATCCCTACAATATAATTCGTTTAGAGTTAGGAAAGACTTACCCCGATGACGATACTGATAATAACCGTTATACTCGAGCATCAGAGATTTTTAAGCAATGGCAGCGTGATGGCATTTTGGTTCAAGACAGCACTCCCAGTTTATACCTTTACCGCCAGGAGTTTTCAATCAATGGAAATACCTATAATCGTACCGGTTTCATTACCGGTCTAAAATGTGTGGATTACGGACGCGGCGAAGTTCTTCCGCATGAGGAAACCCTTCCAAAAGCTAAGACCGACCGCAAACTCCTATTAGAATCCTGTCAGGCGAATTTTAGCCCGATTTTTGGTCTTTACGACGAAGAGGAGAAATCATCTCAGAAATTGCTTTTAAAGGTATGTCAATCCAAGGAACCTGATTGCACGGTTTCTGACAGCACCGGCGTAATTCATAGGCTTTGGGCTGTGACAGACATTGATGTCATCAACAAAGTACAAAAGAACTTATTCGCTAAAACCATTTATATAGCGGATGGTCATCATCGCTATGAAACTGCGTTGAAGCATGCTGAAGAAATGAAAGCAAAAGGTCATGACGGGTATGGTCACATTATGATTACTTTGGTTAATCTTCACGACGATGGACTGATTATCTTGCCCACTCACAGAATGATAAAAAACACTTCTGCGGAAGACTTAACTCGGCTGCTCGCCGAAAGTAATAAATACTTTATCATCGAAAAAGTAGCTGCTGATGCTGGTGCCCTTGAAGATAGGTTAAATGAGACAAGTAAATCGGCCTTTGCCATATATGCGGGCGGCGATCAAGCGTATTTCCTTACCTTAAGGCCGGATTGCTACCCGGAAACCTTATATGGTTTGGATAAGAGCTTACATTGGCGCAAACTAGATGTTGCCATTCTCCATAGCATGTTGTTAGAAAATGTTTTGGGACTTGGTAGTGCGGAAAGAGCATCAGGTGATTTTATCACTTATACTCGTAACGGGAAGGACACCATTGATAAAGTAAAGAATGGAGACTTCTGCTTTTCAGTACTTATGCGGCCAACTCAAGTTGAACAAGTTACTGATGTTGCAGGTGCCGGAGACAAAATGCCCCAAAAGTCAACATACTTTTATCCCAAATTAATCACCGGTTTGGTTATTAACCCGTTGGGCAGTAAATAA
- a CDS encoding alpha/beta-type small acid-soluble spore protein, protein MAQGQQGKKHVVPQAHKALDNMKYEIAGELGIPVYQGSEDYWGEISSRDCGSVGGHMVRKMIQMAEQQLSTTTK, encoded by the coding sequence ATGGCTCAAGGACAACAAGGGAAGAAACATGTAGTGCCCCAGGCTCACAAGGCTTTAGATAATATGAAGTATGAAATTGCCGGTGAACTTGGCATTCCTGTTTATCAAGGTTCAGAAGATTATTGGGGCGAAATTTCGTCCAGGGACTGCGGTTCAGTTGGTGGACACATGGTAAGAAAAATGATCCAGATGGCGGAACAACAGCTGTCAACCACGACAAAATAA
- a CDS encoding YifB family Mg chelatase-like AAA ATPase — MLAIVESCSLIGISACLIKVEVDVSLGLPGFEIVGLPDAAVREARDRVKAAIRNSGFRFPDQKVTVNLAPADIKKVGPFFDLPIALAILAANGQLNLDALCGKVFVGELSLEGTVRAVSGILPMSLALSQLGKDCFFVPKVNAWEGALANNIRVYPAESLRQLAMDFNEGLALTPAEPKRLDDCNKELDPDLADVIGQSGAKRAMEIAAAGGHNLLMVGPPGSGKTMLAKRLPSILPSLTRQQCIEITQVYSAAGQLNPVFPLITRPPFRAPHHTASSASIIGGGRIPKPGEISLAHNGVLFLDELPEYRKDVIESLRQPLENGNVAISRISATVDYPAEIMLIAAMNPCKCGFFGDPSRQCTCSDYEVGRYRSRVSGPVLDRIDIQIEVPRMAFDETRVVKTSESSSQIRSRVIKAREVQTWRYKGLGFYTNSQLDVKALKKWCKVDKEGENLLRISYDRLGLSMRAHHRILKVARTIADLAGQEEISSSHLAEAIQYRSLDRSNLQ; from the coding sequence ATGTTAGCGATAGTTGAAAGCTGTTCGTTAATTGGTATTTCCGCTTGCTTAATAAAGGTGGAAGTGGATGTATCATTGGGGTTGCCTGGCTTTGAAATAGTCGGTTTGCCCGACGCTGCAGTTAGGGAGGCAAGAGACAGGGTTAAAGCTGCCATCCGTAACAGCGGTTTTCGTTTCCCTGATCAGAAAGTTACTGTAAATCTGGCACCGGCTGATATAAAAAAAGTTGGTCCTTTTTTTGACCTGCCCATTGCCTTAGCTATATTGGCTGCTAACGGACAGCTAAATTTAGACGCTCTTTGCGGCAAGGTATTTGTAGGGGAGCTGTCTTTAGAGGGAACCGTTCGAGCAGTTTCCGGTATATTACCCATGTCATTAGCATTATCACAGCTTGGTAAAGATTGCTTTTTTGTGCCAAAAGTTAATGCTTGGGAAGGTGCACTAGCTAATAACATACGGGTTTACCCGGCAGAAAGCCTACGGCAATTGGCGATGGACTTTAATGAGGGCTTAGCTCTTACACCTGCTGAGCCTAAGCGGCTTGATGATTGTAACAAAGAATTGGATCCGGATTTGGCTGATGTAATAGGGCAAAGCGGTGCGAAACGCGCAATGGAAATTGCAGCAGCTGGTGGTCATAATCTTTTAATGGTGGGACCGCCAGGCTCCGGTAAAACTATGTTGGCTAAAAGATTACCTTCAATTTTACCGTCATTGACCAGGCAGCAGTGTATTGAAATCACCCAGGTGTATAGTGCTGCTGGGCAATTAAATCCTGTTTTCCCGTTGATTACTCGGCCGCCTTTTCGTGCACCACACCATACTGCATCTTCCGCAAGTATTATCGGTGGTGGCCGTATACCTAAGCCAGGTGAGATTAGTTTGGCTCATAACGGGGTACTGTTTTTAGATGAGCTGCCGGAATATCGTAAGGATGTGATAGAATCCTTAAGGCAGCCATTGGAAAATGGTAATGTGGCAATATCCAGGATCTCAGCAACTGTTGATTACCCAGCTGAAATTATGTTGATTGCAGCAATGAACCCCTGTAAATGCGGCTTCTTCGGAGACCCTTCCAGACAATGTACCTGCAGTGACTATGAGGTCGGACGTTATCGAAGTCGTGTTTCCGGTCCTGTACTAGATCGGATAGACATTCAAATAGAGGTGCCCAGAATGGCCTTTGATGAAACTAGAGTTGTAAAGACATCGGAATCTTCTTCACAAATTAGGTCACGGGTTATCAAGGCAAGGGAAGTACAAACCTGGCGATATAAAGGTTTAGGATTTTATACAAACAGTCAATTAGATGTCAAGGCCCTTAAAAAATGGTGTAAAGTGGATAAAGAAGGAGAAAACTTACTGAGAATTTCATATGACCGCTTGGGCTTAAGTATGCGCGCCCATCATCGAATTTTGAAAGTCGCAAGAACTATTGCAGACCTTGCTGGGCAAGAAGAGATATCAAGCAGTCATTTGGCGGAAGCAATTCAATATAGAAGTCTTGACAGAAGTAACTTGCAATAA